One genomic window of Candidatus Campbellbacteria bacterium includes the following:
- the lepA gene encoding translation elongation factor 4: MSNIKNIRNFSVIAHIDHGKSTLCDRMLEITKTISAREMKDQVLDQMDIERERGITIKMQPAKMHYEKDGTTYTLNLIDTPGHIDFSYEVSRALAAVEGVLLLVDSTQGVEAQTLSTLDRAKESNLIIIPVLTKADSKNAQIEESKKEIMELIKCNEEDIFVVSGKTGEGVQKLIDGIIDKIPSPETENKDSFTSLVFDFSYSSHLGVILYVRVMSGFVKTGDKLKLKIAGKVFAAQEVGVFIPNRTKMKSIGEGNIGYIVTGIKETGIAKVGDTAAEEYDKSNPLSGYHDPQPMIWTSIYPENQNDFSLMKKALGTMHLSDASLVFEEEHSQSFGRGFRCGFLGMLHLEVVVERIKRENNLQFILLPPTVRYVIYEKNGKSYEVHSPENFVDTNLIEKIIEPWVSITIITPSDYVGEVMKLFFEYEVEHESTESFGEDRMRITSKMPLRELMRNFFDKLKSITSGYASFSYATDEPREASVTRLDVLVAGSVAPEFTKIVANRRLQEEAKTLAELISKSLPKRMFVVKIQAQANGRIIASRTISALRKDVTAKLYGGDITRKMKLREKQKKGKKKMKEVGRVQIPHDVLLKVIRGKDS, encoded by the coding sequence ATGAGTAATATAAAAAACATAAGAAATTTTTCTGTCATAGCGCACATAGACCACGGCAAATCCACGCTCTGCGACAGGATGCTTGAAATAACAAAAACAATAAGCGCAAGGGAAATGAAAGATCAAGTATTGGATCAGATGGATATAGAAAGAGAAAGAGGAATCACCATAAAAATGCAACCAGCAAAAATGCATTATGAAAAAGACGGCACAACATACACGCTGAACCTGATAGACACACCAGGACACATAGATTTTTCATATGAAGTATCTCGCGCACTCGCAGCAGTTGAAGGCGTCTTACTTTTGGTTGACTCCACGCAGGGAGTAGAAGCACAGACCTTATCAACACTTGATAGAGCAAAAGAATCCAATTTAATTATCATCCCAGTTCTCACAAAGGCAGATTCAAAAAACGCACAAATAGAAGAATCAAAAAAAGAAATAATGGAACTCATAAAATGCAACGAAGAAGACATATTTGTTGTGTCTGGAAAAACAGGAGAAGGCGTTCAGAAATTAATTGATGGAATAATAGACAAAATACCATCACCAGAAACAGAAAATAAAGATTCCTTCACATCATTGGTCTTTGATTTCTCATACTCAAGCCATTTAGGAGTGATTCTTTATGTTCGCGTTATGAGTGGATTTGTAAAAACAGGAGACAAATTAAAACTAAAAATAGCAGGCAAAGTTTTTGCAGCACAGGAAGTAGGTGTATTTATCCCAAACAGAACAAAAATGAAAAGTATCGGAGAAGGCAACATAGGCTACATAGTAACCGGCATAAAAGAAACAGGAATAGCAAAAGTGGGGGACACCGCAGCGGAAGAATATGACAAAAGCAACCCCCTCTCTGGGTATCACGACCCACAACCAATGATATGGACCTCAATATACCCTGAAAATCAAAACGATTTCAGCCTTATGAAAAAAGCACTTGGAACAATGCACCTGTCAGACGCATCCCTTGTATTTGAGGAAGAACACTCACAATCCTTCGGCAGAGGTTTCAGATGTGGTTTTTTGGGAATGTTACACCTTGAAGTTGTGGTTGAAAGAATAAAAAGAGAAAACAATCTTCAGTTTATACTTCTTCCGCCAACTGTCCGTTATGTTATATACGAAAAAAATGGCAAATCATACGAAGTTCATTCTCCAGAGAATTTTGTTGATACCAATCTCATAGAAAAAATAATAGAGCCATGGGTCTCAATAACAATCATCACCCCCTCTGATTATGTCGGAGAAGTAATGAAACTTTTCTTTGAGTATGAGGTTGAACACGAAAGCACAGAATCCTTTGGTGAAGACAGAATGAGAATAACATCTAAAATGCCACTGAGAGAACTGATGCGAAACTTTTTTGATAAATTAAAAAGCATAACATCTGGTTATGCGTCTTTCTCTTACGCCACAGACGAACCCCGTGAAGCATCAGTAACCCGTCTTGATGTTCTGGTTGCTGGATCTGTTGCACCCGAGTTTACAAAAATAGTCGCCAACAGAAGACTACAGGAAGAAGCAAAAACACTTGCTGAGCTCATATCAAAATCTCTCCCAAAACGAATGTTTGTGGTAAAAATACAAGCACAGGCAAACGGCAGGATAATCGCCTCAAGGACCATATCAGCACTTCGCAAAGATGTTACAGCAAAACTATATGGCGGTGATATAACAAGAAAAATGAAACTCCGCGAGAAACAGAAAAAGGGGAAAAAGAAAATGAAAGAAGTAGGGCGGGTCCAGATACCGCATGATGTCCTGCTAAAAGTGATAAGAGGCAAGGACTCTTAA
- a CDS encoding valine--tRNA ligase — protein sequence MDEKFLSPYDPKKYEGEIYKKWENSGYFNPDKCVADGITSPDAEPFCIVLPPPNVTGVLHTGHAMVVAVEDLLIRYNRMKGKRTLWIPGTDHAAIATQAKVEKILYKEEKKTKEDLGREKFLELVKKFAKDNYNTIVSQIRRSAASLDWSREAYTLDEKREKAVYTAFKRMYDAGIIYRGNRIVNWDPKLKTSVSNDEIEYKQEVSPFYYLKYGPFVIGTSRPETKFGDKYVVVHPDDKRYTEYKHGQKISVDWINGKVEATVIKDESIDMELGTGAMTITPWHDETDYEIAERHNLDKEQIIDFRGVLLPIAGEFEGMHIKKARDKIVEKFKSLGLLEKIDEKYEHNIATNSRGGGIIEPQIKEQWFLGLEREFVLEKSNIKGVKSGDKTTLKKILLCAVENGQIEILPERYSKVYFNWINNIKDWCISRQIWFGHRIPVWYKGDDIHCDAVAPKGDGWEQDSDTLDTWFSSGLWTFSTLGWPDTKEKDFQVYHPTSTLTTGYDILIFWIVRMILMSGFCVGDIPFKTVYLNGLVRDEKGRKMSKSLGNAINPIDVIEKYGNDALRFSILVSSTPGNDLNFSDDRVKSAKHFANKIWNITRFILSNMPSNYDFEKDVEFTDKDLVLHKELQVHIKHVTDNIDSYSFHLAAEKLYAYVWHNLADVIIEESKEVLNGQDEAAKQSRARVLYEILTTNLKMLHPFMPSITEEIWSSLPHKNMDLLMVEKWPKLS from the coding sequence ATGGACGAGAAATTTTTGTCACCTTACGACCCTAAAAAATACGAGGGCGAGATTTATAAAAAATGGGAAAATAGCGGTTATTTTAACCCTGACAAGTGTGTAGCAGATGGTATCACAAGCCCTGATGCAGAGCCTTTTTGTATAGTTCTTCCCCCTCCAAATGTAACAGGTGTTTTGCATACCGGTCATGCTATGGTTGTTGCGGTTGAGGATCTTTTGATTCGCTACAACAGGATGAAGGGAAAAAGGACTCTGTGGATTCCAGGGACAGACCACGCTGCCATCGCGACACAGGCGAAGGTGGAGAAGATTTTATACAAAGAGGAGAAAAAAACAAAGGAGGATTTGGGTAGAGAGAAATTTTTAGAATTGGTTAAAAAATTTGCAAAAGATAATTACAACACAATAGTTAGCCAGATAAGAAGGTCTGCTGCATCTCTTGATTGGAGTCGCGAGGCATACACACTTGATGAAAAGAGAGAGAAAGCAGTTTATACCGCTTTCAAAAGAATGTATGATGCAGGAATTATTTATCGTGGTAATCGCATAGTTAATTGGGATCCAAAATTGAAGACTTCTGTTTCTAATGATGAGATTGAATACAAGCAGGAGGTCTCCCCTTTTTATTATTTGAAATATGGACCGTTTGTTATTGGAACTTCAAGACCAGAAACAAAGTTTGGTGATAAATATGTGGTTGTTCATCCAGATGACAAAAGATACACGGAATACAAGCATGGACAAAAGATAAGTGTGGATTGGATAAATGGAAAGGTTGAGGCGACAGTAATAAAAGATGAGTCAATTGATATGGAACTTGGAACAGGTGCGATGACTATAACCCCATGGCATGATGAAACTGACTATGAGATAGCAGAGAGGCACAATCTTGATAAAGAACAGATTATTGATTTTAGGGGCGTCCTGCTCCCTATCGCCGGCGAGTTTGAGGGGATGCATATTAAAAAAGCAAGGGATAAGATAGTAGAGAAATTCAAATCTCTTGGTCTGCTTGAAAAGATTGACGAAAAATACGAGCATAACATAGCGACAAATTCAAGGGGTGGTGGGATAATTGAGCCACAGATAAAAGAGCAATGGTTTCTGGGGCTTGAAAGAGAGTTTGTCCTTGAGAAGTCAAATATAAAAGGGGTTAAATCGGGAGATAAAACAACGCTCAAAAAAATATTGTTGTGTGCTGTTGAAAATGGTCAGATAGAGATTTTGCCTGAGAGATATTCAAAAGTTTATTTTAATTGGATAAATAATATAAAAGATTGGTGCATCAGCAGACAGATATGGTTTGGGCATCGCATACCTGTATGGTATAAAGGTGATGATATACATTGTGACGCTGTTGCGCCTAAGGGTGATGGATGGGAACAGGATTCTGACACATTGGACACATGGTTTTCTTCTGGGCTGTGGACTTTCTCAACACTTGGATGGCCAGACACAAAAGAAAAAGATTTTCAGGTGTATCACCCTACCTCAACCCTTACGACTGGTTATGATATTTTAATTTTTTGGATTGTTAGGATGATACTTATGAGTGGTTTTTGTGTTGGCGATATTCCCTTTAAGACCGTATATCTGAATGGTCTTGTGAGAGATGAAAAAGGAAGGAAGATGAGTAAGTCGCTTGGCAACGCCATCAACCCTATTGATGTGATAGAGAAATATGGAAATGATGCTCTTCGTTTTTCTATTCTTGTAAGCTCTACCCCAGGAAATGATCTGAATTTTTCAGATGACAGAGTGAAGTCGGCAAAACATTTTGCTAACAAGATATGGAATATAACAAGGTTTATTCTTTCAAATATGCCTTCAAATTATGATTTTGAAAAAGATGTGGAATTTACAGACAAAGATTTGGTGCTGCATAAAGAACTTCAAGTCCATATAAAACATGTTACTGACAATATTGATTCTTACTCATTTCACCTTGCGGCTGAGAAGTTGTATGCTTATGTCTGGCACAATTTGGCGGATGTCATAATTGAAGAAAGCAAGGAGGTGTTGAACGGGCAGGACGAAGCCGCAAAGCAATCACGGGCAAGGGTGCTTTATGAAATCCTTACCACAAACCTTAAAATGCTCCACCCGTTTATGCCGTCTATAACTGAGGAAATATGGTCTTCCCTGCCTCATAAAAATATGGACTTGCTTATGGTTGAAAAATGGCCCAAGTTGTCATAA
- a CDS encoding VOC family protein codes for MQKTKTFLMFVGDKCGKAEEALKFYTSLIPNSEIKSIKRWSGDEPMGVAGQVKTALFTLAGTEYMASENPADHKFSFTPATSIFIECDSEDEIRHIHKEPCNEGREHMPLGNYGFSKLFVWVEDRYGVSWQLNLAE; via the coding sequence ATGCAAAAAACAAAAACATTCCTTATGTTTGTTGGTGATAAATGTGGTAAGGCAGAAGAAGCGCTAAAATTTTACACATCACTTATACCAAACTCAGAAATCAAGAGCATTAAAAGGTGGAGTGGCGATGAGCCAATGGGCGTCGCAGGACAAGTCAAAACTGCACTGTTTACACTCGCTGGCACTGAGTACATGGCATCAGAAAACCCCGCAGACCACAAATTCTCATTTACACCCGCAACCTCCATTTTTATTGAGTGTGACAGTGAAGATGAAATCAGACATATCCACAAAGAACCCTGTAATGAAGGCAGGGAACACATGCCCTTAGGCAACTACGGCTTTAGTAAATTGTTTGTGTGGGTAGAAGACCGCTACGGCGTCTCGTGGCAACTCAATCTCGCCGAGTGA
- a CDS encoding NUDIX domain-containing protein has product MNNNEMLEVVNEQDEVIGLENRTKIHKEGLLHREVHIWFFTPRGEIIFQHRAKNKDTYPDRLDASVGGHVEPGMSYEETAVKECREETGIDIDSSELIFLTKSAERSIDTTTGLINNTIRAQYAYTHTQPIEALVVEEGEILGFEVWSVEILPRLAEEDKERFIPFILSDETLTLFETARKKLSI; this is encoded by the coding sequence ATGAACAATAATGAGATGCTTGAAGTTGTGAACGAGCAAGACGAAGTTATTGGTCTTGAAAATCGCACAAAGATACACAAAGAGGGACTACTCCACAGAGAAGTGCATATTTGGTTTTTTACTCCGAGAGGTGAAATTATCTTTCAACACAGAGCAAAAAACAAAGACACATATCCAGACCGACTGGATGCCAGTGTGGGTGGTCATGTTGAACCAGGGATGTCCTACGAGGAAACAGCCGTCAAAGAATGCAGAGAAGAAACAGGAATTGACATTGACTCAAGCGAACTAATTTTTCTTACTAAAAGCGCAGAGCGTTCCATAGACACAACTACAGGTTTAATAAACAACACCATCAGAGCGCAATACGCATACACACACACACAACCTATTGAGGCGCTTGTCGTAGAAGAGGGGGAGATATTAGGTTTTGAAGTGTGGAGCGTTGAAATACTTCCGAGACTCGCCGAAGAAGACAAAGAGCGTTTCATACCTTTCATTTTGTCTGACGAAACTCTAACTCTATTTGAAACCGCAAGAAAAAAACTATCAATATAA
- a CDS encoding tRNA (adenosine(37)-N6)-threonylcarbamoyltransferase complex transferase subunit TsaD — protein MRLFAIETSCDETAVCFLDAVEKDGGDHKIEVLSHILISQAEKHAEYGGVFPTLAKREHAKNLVPITLKALEEVGVEKVGDRVMDKNDEEKIGKILEREEELKESFIEEIAKCGVPDVDAIAVCVGPGLEPTLWVGINFAEALSVLWDKPIIPVNHMEGHIVSSFFDNNTLKKFPMPLLSLLISGGHTELVLSEKQNDYRKIGSTRDDAVGESFDKVARLLGLSYPGGPEVARLASLSRTRAKKIDVRFPRPMIKDDGFDFSFSGLKTAVRYFVEGKNLTDAEKEDVACEFEDAVTEVLVTKTKMAILKHRPSALAVGGGVAANKNIKEAMTKMVAELDFPVSLHIPKPKDATDNAIMIGLSGYLNSMQKDYGMAVYEIRADSSLSYLKN, from the coding sequence ATGAGGTTGTTCGCTATTGAGACAAGTTGCGATGAAACTGCTGTTTGTTTTTTGGATGCGGTAGAGAAAGATGGTGGCGATCACAAGATAGAGGTTCTGTCTCATATATTAATCTCACAGGCAGAGAAACACGCTGAATATGGTGGCGTGTTCCCTACTCTTGCGAAACGCGAGCATGCTAAAAATCTTGTTCCCATCACTTTGAAAGCGCTTGAAGAGGTGGGTGTAGAAAAGGTTGGCGACAGGGTTATGGATAAAAATGATGAGGAGAAAATTGGAAAAATTCTTGAACGGGAGGAGGAGTTAAAGGAAAGTTTTATTGAGGAAATTGCGAAGTGTGGGGTGCCTGATGTGGATGCTATCGCTGTTTGTGTCGGTCCTGGTTTAGAGCCAACCCTTTGGGTGGGTATCAATTTTGCAGAGGCGCTTTCTGTTTTGTGGGATAAGCCGATAATACCTGTGAATCATATGGAGGGACACATTGTGTCTTCATTTTTTGATAACAATACTTTGAAAAAATTTCCTATGCCGTTGCTTTCGCTTTTAATTTCTGGAGGACATACAGAGCTTGTCCTTTCAGAGAAACAAAATGATTATAGAAAAATTGGTTCCACGAGAGATGATGCTGTTGGTGAGAGTTTTGACAAGGTGGCGAGGCTTCTTGGTCTTTCTTATCCAGGGGGTCCTGAGGTGGCAAGGTTGGCAAGTCTATCACGCACAAGGGCTAAAAAGATTGATGTGAGATTTCCACGCCCAATGATAAAAGATGATGGTTTTGATTTCTCTTTCTCTGGTCTTAAAACAGCGGTCAGGTATTTTGTTGAGGGAAAAAATTTAACTGATGCGGAGAAAGAAGATGTTGCTTGTGAGTTTGAGGATGCAGTCACAGAGGTCCTTGTGACAAAGACAAAAATGGCTATTTTGAAACACCGACCGAGTGCGCTTGCCGTTGGCGGTGGCGTGGCTGCAAACAAGAATATAAAGGAGGCTATGACAAAGATGGTGGCGGAGCTTGATTTCCCTGTTTCGCTCCACATACCAAAACCAAAAGATGCGACTGACAACGCGATAATGATTGGTCTGTCGGGTTATCTCAACTCAATGCAGAAAGATTATGGAATGGCTGTGTATGAGATAAGGGCTGACAGTTCCCTCTCATATCTAAAAAACTGA
- a CDS encoding SPFH domain-containing protein: protein MMAILLGMFAMGGCGERVEVPPAHVGKLSTESGLQEKIIQPSKFRLEGFCWNCDSLILVEASDHAVLEQMVIFMPKDQLNLNVDVRGVFAISSDKENVEKVFSRVTADQQPSNRVRLISMAKVYNTYGQPVVREAVRSILAEHSIAQVMENRSEISAMLVKDIRERLKSTPITTIRFGLADIQPPQIVVTAQENRKEREIGIQKAEAEKQIALKQADAALEVAKKQQEVDLKEAETQALVNRVLADSVSEPFVTQRWLKIMETLAKNPDGRVFVMPFEGFKNPAVLMGTLNNAMAESNQEK, encoded by the coding sequence ATGATGGCAATTTTGCTGGGCATGTTTGCCATGGGGGGGTGTGGCGAGAGAGTTGAAGTGCCACCTGCCCATGTCGGCAAACTCTCGACTGAGTCTGGTCTTCAAGAAAAGATCATACAGCCTTCAAAGTTTAGGCTGGAAGGTTTTTGTTGGAACTGTGACTCTCTCATCCTCGTTGAGGCATCAGACCATGCGGTTTTGGAACAGATGGTAATCTTTATGCCAAAGGACCAACTGAACCTCAATGTGGATGTGCGTGGCGTGTTTGCAATCAGCTCTGACAAAGAAAATGTTGAAAAGGTCTTTAGTCGTGTGACTGCCGACCAACAACCAAGCAATCGTGTCCGACTGATTTCAATGGCAAAGGTCTACAACACCTATGGACAGCCGGTCGTTCGTGAAGCAGTCCGCTCAATCCTTGCCGAGCACAGTATCGCACAGGTGATGGAAAACCGAAGCGAAATTTCTGCTATGCTTGTGAAGGATATTCGTGAGCGTTTGAAATCGACTCCTATCACGACCATAAGGTTTGGTTTGGCTGATATTCAGCCACCCCAAATCGTTGTCACTGCTCAGGAAAACAGAAAAGAACGCGAAATCGGGATTCAAAAAGCTGAAGCTGAAAAGCAGATAGCTTTGAAACAGGCAGATGCTGCCCTTGAAGTTGCTAAAAAACAACAGGAGGTTGACCTCAAGGAGGCAGAAACTCAAGCGCTTGTCAATCGCGTACTTGCTGACAGTGTGAGTGAACCATTTGTCACTCAGCGTTGGTTGAAGATTATGGAGACACTCGCCAAAAATCCAGATGGTCGTGTCTTTGTAATGCCCTTCGAGGGATTTAAGAATCCCGCAGTCCTTATGGGCACACTCAACAACGCCATGGCAGAATCGAACCAAGAAAAGTAA
- a CDS encoding rhodanese-like domain-containing protein: MNKQKILLVLVALVVGVVGGFGGAYMFESLGDKNQNKLIKDYYLVENAVGVSPHGLRLRMDKGDQTFILVDLRSQEEYEREHITGAINIPAYSDKFTSAYHEVERIVGSFRELPEDKEIITYCYSVPCMTSRRIGKLLVENDIYVKHLNIGWNEWRYFWNLWNVEHELADTSPEQYVTEGPEPGVLENANPFLIDTGCTAGEFGC, encoded by the coding sequence ATGAATAAACAAAAAATTCTATTGGTTTTAGTTGCTTTGGTTGTCGGAGTTGTGGGCGGTTTTGGCGGTGCTTATATGTTTGAATCTTTGGGTGATAAAAACCAAAACAAATTGATAAAAGATTATTACTTGGTTGAGAATGCTGTTGGTGTGAGTCCGCATGGCTTGAGATTGAGGATGGATAAGGGTGATCAGACATTTATACTTGTTGATTTAAGAAGTCAGGAGGAATATGAAAGAGAGCACATCACGGGTGCGATAAATATCCCTGCATATAGTGATAAGTTTACAAGTGCGTATCATGAGGTGGAGAGGATTGTTGGTTCTTTTAGGGAGTTGCCAGAAGACAAGGAGATAATAACATATTGCTATAGTGTTCCGTGTATGACGAGTCGCAGAATTGGAAAGCTACTTGTTGAAAATGATATTTATGTTAAGCATCTTAATATAGGTTGGAATGAGTGGAGATATTTTTGGAATTTATGGAATGTTGAGCATGAACTTGCAGATACAAGTCCAGAGCAATATGTAACAGAGGGTCCCGAGCCAGGTGTCCTTGAAAATGCAAATCCTTTCCTTATTGACACAGGATGCACGGCAGGTGAATTTGGGTGTTAA
- a CDS encoding glutaredoxin family protein — MDKKVEVYSSPTCPFCVQVKDFLEENKIDFKEINILEDEEKRAELTERSGQAHIPVTFVGEEMIIGFDEDALKKALGL; from the coding sequence ATGGATAAAAAAGTAGAAGTTTACAGCAGCCCAACCTGTCCTTTCTGTGTTCAGGTGAAAGATTTTTTGGAAGAAAATAAAATAGATTTCAAAGAAATCAACATTCTTGAAGACGAAGAAAAGAGGGCAGAATTAACAGAACGCAGCGGTCAAGCACACATACCGGTTACATTTGTTGGTGAAGAAATGATTATAGGTTTTGATGAAGATGCGTTGAAGAAAGCGTTGGGATTATAA
- a CDS encoding Hsp20/alpha crystallin family protein, translating to MKNKKSKKKKGFSFFELLTGTNEDELEEELSDEEEVEGGETSRALPQNEDEERHLPVDLINTPDDIIIRANLAGINPDNIDLSVSREVIIITAKNARKHEEQECDYFYQELYWGTLSRTIVLPQEIEVEDVTADTKNGMLTIVLPKIDKDKKTKVRVSKR from the coding sequence ATGAAAAATAAAAAAAGCAAAAAGAAAAAAGGGTTCAGTTTTTTTGAGTTGTTGACTGGGACAAACGAAGACGAACTGGAAGAGGAACTAAGTGATGAAGAAGAAGTAGAAGGGGGTGAAACAAGCAGGGCTTTACCTCAAAATGAAGATGAGGAGCGACACTTGCCGGTTGATTTGATAAACACGCCAGACGACATAATAATCAGAGCAAATCTTGCAGGGATTAACCCCGACAATATAGATCTTTCAGTATCAAGAGAGGTTATTATAATTACCGCGAAAAATGCAAGAAAGCATGAAGAACAAGAATGTGATTATTTTTATCAAGAATTATATTGGGGAACTTTATCAAGGACTATTGTTCTGCCACAGGAAATAGAGGTAGAAGATGTTACTGCAGATACAAAGAATGGGATGCTTACCATTGTGCTTCCAAAAATAGATAAAGATAAAAAGACAAAGGTTAGGGTTTCTAAGAGATAA
- a CDS encoding MBL fold metallo-hydrolase, which produces MNTKTIIILLIVVLVIIAIFFSTSETDDSYYSEDRKEMDDGHDHSEPMIPSEPTSKKLTDGVYSWFGFFTNSLIVISGDDVLITDPSNDPRAEALKSYVATLTDKPVSHIALTHEHYDHAGGTSIFPDARVYCHVNCQPIFDLNTLGDVPEVDETFTTQRTINIGDKKVDLYHFGPGDGDATTVIALRDEGIVLTADMYEYKEITHKNWVDDKNFTGTRKILNTIKEWDITHAISTHTESTDPQLLIEGAEYYNDLYDVVYAEIVKVQKEQGPFAVYGLFDVLPQKIKLDKYSSWKNYDSSFPDHVLRMMLSIFHGD; this is translated from the coding sequence ATGAATACAAAAACAATAATCATATTACTTATAGTCGTGCTTGTCATAATAGCAATATTTTTCAGCACAAGTGAAACAGATGATTCCTATTATTCTGAAGACAGAAAGGAAATGGATGACGGACACGATCACTCAGAACCAATGATCCCTTCAGAGCCAACCTCAAAGAAACTTACTGATGGGGTTTATAGTTGGTTTGGATTTTTCACAAACAGTCTTATTGTAATCTCTGGCGATGATGTCTTAATCACAGATCCATCTAACGACCCACGCGCAGAAGCCCTTAAAAGTTATGTAGCAACACTAACGGACAAACCAGTATCTCACATAGCTCTTACACACGAACACTATGACCATGCAGGAGGAACAAGCATCTTTCCTGATGCGCGAGTGTATTGTCATGTAAATTGTCAGCCAATCTTTGACCTTAACACACTCGGTGATGTCCCAGAAGTAGATGAAACCTTCACAACACAAAGAACGATAAACATAGGTGACAAAAAAGTTGACTTATATCACTTTGGACCAGGAGACGGTGACGCGACTACTGTTATAGCTCTCCGTGACGAAGGAATTGTTCTTACAGCAGATATGTATGAATACAAGGAAATCACACATAAAAACTGGGTTGATGATAAGAACTTCACAGGAACAAGAAAAATCTTAAACACCATAAAAGAATGGGACATAACACACGCGATAAGCACACACACAGAATCCACAGACCCACAGTTGCTCATAGAAGGAGCAGAATATTACAACGACCTATATGATGTTGTGTATGCAGAAATTGTTAAAGTTCAAAAAGAACAAGGGCCATTTGCAGTTTATGGATTGTTTGATGTCCTTCCACAAAAAATTAAATTAGACAAATACAGCAGTTGGAAGAACTACGACTCCTCATTCCCAGACCATGTTCTTAGGATGATGCTCTCAATCTTCCACGGAGATTAA